CCTGACTCCACCAGCCACCGAGCGGTTGAAACCTCAGCATCCCATTTTCGGTAATGGCCGTTACCATAAAACCAACTTCATCCATATGTCCTGCAACCATGATTGTTGGACCATTTTGATTCCCTTTTTTAACTCCAAAAATACTACCTAATTTATCTTGGACTATTTCATCTGCATATTGAGATAACTGCTCTCTCATAAAATTTCTTACTAAATGTTCATTTCCAGGTGCTCCCGGAAGCTCTGTTAAGGTTTTGAACAGATTTAATGTTTGTTCGTTCAAAATAAAATTCCCCCTTAAATATGTTAATAATCCATATGTATGTTTTTATTCTACTGAAATTCTAGCTCCCATACCAACAATAAATTTGTCAGAAGGATTTATTATGTTCTGTCTGCTAAATGAGATATACTGGAAACAAGAGCAAATTTGAAATTTTGGAGGTGCCTTATGAACTGGAAATCATTTATCCTCGGTGCTGCTGTTGGAGTCATCAGCGGCTATGCCGTTAAGGAAATCATTTCACAAAAAGCATATGTTTCACCTGAAAAAGTTTTGGAGAATGTGAAAAAGCAATTTAACCAAAATGGACCGATTAGCGGCTCTTGGATACATATGGTAACAGAGCCTTTTGAGAAGCATCAAATCAAGTATCAGGTTTATAAGGGCGGAATCTCAAAAAGTCAGAATGGGGTAAATGAACAGTTCGAATTTATTGCGGACGCATCGACCGGAACCCTTTTAGACGTTAAAGCCTCGACAGACTTAGCCCTATAAAGGCAGAAGCCGTATCCATAAAGGTACGGCTTTTTTTTATATACTGACCTTATTTTCCCCTCTTTATACTGTCCTGAATTTGCCCATCTGTTCCCCATTTGACTGCACGATAATATGCATCATGATAAAAAGTAAACCATACATCCTTATCCAACACATAGGCACTCCATTTCTCTTTGGCTGCAATCGAGTCCATTGGATAATCATCATATGCCATGACCCATAGTGGATTTTTATGCGCATGTGTAGGCATTATGTCTGCCATATGGATAGCCATTTCACCCTCATCCTCGATAAGCAAGATAGAATGTCCATTACTATGACCTCCAGTATGATACATACTAATGGCTCCCAAACTCCATTTTTCATCAAAGGTCATAACCTGCGATTGAATTGCCTCCCAATTTTCCTTCCAATATGTACTTTTTGAGCGGATATTCGGATTTCTCATTTCATCCCATTCAATACTTGAAGTGATAATTGTAGCATTTGGGAATGTGGACTTATAAAGTCCATCCTCCAGCCTCGTCAGTCCGCCAACATGATCATTGTGCATATGAGTCATTAAAACATAATCAATATCCTTTGGATCTAACCCTAATTTATTCAAAGAGCCGTCTACATCTGATTCTGCTGTAACTCCAAAATTTCTAAGCTGTTTTTCTGATAGTTTTCCCTTTCCAAGTCCTGCCTCCAGTAAGATATTTTTTCCATCCATTTGGATTAAGATTGGGTCTGTAGGAAGTTCAATTAGATTATTTTCATTAGGTTGATACCTTTTCGACCATAACGCTTTGGGGACGACACCAAACATTGCGCCGCCATCTAAGTTTGTTACACCACCTGAAAGCCACGTAAGCACCACTCTGCCAATTTTTAAAGTCTCCATTTCTTTCCCCCTTTGACCTATTACATATATTTTACCATATACAAAAAGGACAGTCTTTTGATTAGACTGTCCTTAGATATTAGTTCTGATATTTTACTTCACAACGGTAGATTCGGTTTCCCATTTCAGAGAATTTTTCCTCATATTCTGTCATGATATTTCCTTCAAATTCACTTTTATGAAGATCAAGGCTTAGGAAGGTTAATAATAAACCATATTCAGAAAAACTCTTTAATGAGTATTCAAACAAGCCTTGATTATCAGTTTTAAAATGGATTTCCCCTTTATCAACCAAAATGTTTTCATAAAGCTTCAAGTAATCCTTGTAGGTTAACCTTCTTTTTTCATGGCGAGTCTTTGGCCATGGATCGGAAAAATTCAAGTAGACTCTATTGACATCATTTTTTTCAAAGTATTTATTTAAATCACTTGCATTGACATTGAGAAGTCTTAAGTTTGGTAAATCTTCTTCAATTAATCGATCTAAAGCAGCAACGATAACGGAATCATAAATTTCTATTCCCATATAGTTGATATCAGGATGGGCCTTAGCCATTTCAGTAATAAACCGGCCTTTTCCAGTCCCTACCTCTATATGAAGAGGCTGTTCATTATTAAATACTTCATTCCACTTCCCCTTGAAATTCTCTGGGTTAGCGACAATATATTGAGGGTGTGCCTCTATCCTTTCTTTTGCCCAAGGTTTATTTCTAAGTCTCATTTTGCCACTCCTAAATCTTATATTGTTTTTATTATTGGTAATAATGGGGTTTCCCATTAATGTATAAACAAAAAAAGAATTCACAACCTAACTGTGAATTCTTTTTTATTTTCACTTGAAAGGGTGTACCAAAACATGCCATTAAGTCATCAGGACCAAGTTTCATTACTAAAAGATATATTAAATAATCATCAAACCGATTGCTGTGGGTCTGTTTCCGAATGTGAACAATTGGAACGATTAGTGAAATCTCTGATGGTTAACACACAGATTGATCAAAATGTTAAAAGCATTTTACAGGAGGTATATAATTACAGTCAGCATGGTGCCGGGAGTGCAGACCTAGACGAGCATATTCTTTCTAATCAGGATAACTTATCACAATGGGTCTCAAATATTGATACGTACTCCTGATTACAATAGATCATTTAAGAAATTGATCCATTTATCCATTTCCTCTAGCCGGTCCTTGTTTTTGTAAAATTGAATGGAATAGAGTGTTTGAAGTGCAACATACCATTTCATTCTGAGTTTTAAGTTTTCTGTTAAAGGTTTCCCGTACATGGCTAACCAGCTAGTCCAATTATCTTCAGGAATATAACAATAAAGCAGCATTCCGAGGTCAATCGCAGGGTCTGCTATCATTGCACCATCCCAGTCAATTAAATACAACTGGTTGTCTTCTGTTAGCAGCCAGTTGTTGTGGTTGACATCTCCATGACAAACAACTTTTTCTTCACAGAAGACATTTTCAACCTGTTGTAATAGAAAACTCAGAGTATCTATTACAACAGGTAACGATAACACTTCTTCGTCCAGATCCACGACAACTGATTGAAAAATCGCTTCTGGCTGCAGGGGCTGCTTTTCAAGCCTGCTTAACATCCCTACCATCGGTTCAGAGCGGTGAATCTTCCTAAGCATCCTCGCAACATTTTCATGATTCATGTCACGGGGCTTCAATTCACGCCCAGGAAGCCATTGCTGTGCTGTAATCACATCTCCGTTTTCCAATCGTTTTGTCCAAACAAGCTTTGGGACGATTCCTTCTGCAGATAATACTGCTAGAAATGGAGAGGAATTGCGTTTTAGAAAAAGCCTTTGGTCATTATAGCTCGCATAAAAGGCCTCTCCCGTTGCGCCCCCCGCAGGGACAATCTCCCATTCTTGTCCTAATATATGTTCCAAAATTGTTCACCTTCAATGTATGCCGTTCTCAAATGGATTTAGTAACTCCCATTTAGTAGTTATATCAGAAAAATTCTAAAATCTATTTTAATAAAATAAAAAAAGCTATTGGACAATAACACACAATAGCCATCTTACTAAATTTTATCTCCAATTAGCTTTGGTCGTCAAGTACAACTGAATAAACTATTTTTTTGCTAAAATGGTTAAACAAACCGGTTCCAGCACCATTTCTTTACCCAAAACTACTCGTTTGGATGGAATTTCCACTTTTTTATCATCAACGAGAACACTCCAGTTGCCATCAGGAATCTGGATGGACTGTTTACTTCTCAAAGGATTAATTAGTAAAAGTACTTCAGTGAAATCATGATTTTGATTTTGAATGCTATAGCCAATGAGTGGAATTGGCAGAGGTAAAACCTGGATACAATCCCGTACATCCTCGCCCGTTTTTAGTCGGAAGCATGGAAACTGTTTTCTTAATTGTATTAATCCTTTAATATATTTTACATTGTCTGAGTAAAGCTGTTTACGATTCCAATCGAGCTGGTTGATATGATCCGGAGATTTGTAACTGTTTCCATCTCCTCGCTTGGTACGAAAGAACTCCTGACCACTGTGAAGAAAAGGAATACCCTGAGATAGTATTATAAGTCCTGTTGCAAGCCTATGATATTTTATATGCAGTAATTCATCCATATCGGGCAGACAGGAAAGTAGTTTATCCCACATTGTATGATTATCATGACATTCAACATAGTTTACAGATTGTGAAGGATTTGATAGAAGACCACTTCCTTCTTTATCAATTCCTACGCTCCCAATTATTACCTCTTTTGCCTCCTCGTAGTAATGCTCGTTTCCAAGGACATACCCTTTATCATACAAATAAAAAGTATTCCCCTTTATCTTATCGCGAAACTTATCATTAAATTGGGCTATGTCAGGAAGCTTTGATTGATTCCGAATGATTGCCTTTTTATCCATTGGGAGCGGCGTATTCAAGTTCCACCCTTCTCCAATAATCAGGGTCTCCTCTTGAATGCTGTCACAAGTCTTTCTGACTTCCTTCATTGTATCAATATCCAAAATCCCCATTAAATCAAAGCGAAAAGCATCAATATGATATTCCTCCATCCAAAAGCGAATGGAATCAAGGATGAATTTCCTCACCATTTTCCTCTCTGAGGCAATATCATTTCCAACTCCTGTTCCATTCGATGGAAAACCGAGTTCATTGTGTCGAAAGTAATAACCTGGCACTACTTTTTCAAAGGATGAGGTTTCCCTGATATATACATGGTTGTAAACCACATCCATAATGACTCTTATACCTTGATTATGGATAGCATCAATTAATTGTTTAAGTTCAATAATTCGTGCATAAGGGTCGGAAGGATTAGACGAATAAGAGCCCTCTGGGACATTAAAATGGAGGGGGTTATATCCCCAGTTATACTCCTTATTAGGCTCAGTTTCATCAACTCCTGCAAAATCATTAAAAGGCAGGAATTCAATATGAGTGATTCCTAAATCCTTTACATAGGAGAGTCCAGTAGGTTCACCGTCTTTCCCTTTTGTATTTAGCTCACCAGCGCCTAAATAGAGTCCTTTATGTTTGACGCCGCTGTCAGGGTGGATGGTGAAATCCCTGATGTGTGTTTCATAAATAATCGCATCCACCGGATTTTCAATAGGAGGCAAGAAAGTTTTCTTCCTGCGGGTCTTCTCTAATTTCACTACTACCCCAAGCTCCCCATTTGCGGTAACAGCAACAGCATATGGATCAACAGATTCACGCCATTCCTGGTTTACAAGGACTAGGAAAGTATATTGATAAAGTTCTAAATCTGAATGAACAGCCACTGACCATACACCTTTTGCTTCACGTCTCATCTTGATGATTTCGGAGAAAGTGCTGTTCGGCTGTCTTAATTTTAATTTTACCTGAGCAGCTGTAGGAGCCCACAATTTAAATTGTGTTTGATTTTCATCAATACTAACACCAAGGTCATTTCCATCATAGAAAAATTTTTCATCAAATGAATCAGTTCGAATGACAGCTCCTATTTGTAATTCGGTTTTTCCGCCATGCTCATCGATAATCCAATAAGGATGACCAAAAGAAATTTCCTCTTCAAGCCGACAAATATATTTATTGTTATTTTCTATTTGTTGCTTTTTAATAATTTGCAAGGTTGTAACTTTTTGTGATTCATCTAAAATTGAGAATGTGGAAGACAATCCATGGTGATAGGTAAGTGGAAGAAGTATCGTAATGATATCCATCTCATCTAAATAGGCTTGGAAATCACGGTTATTGGAGTTCATTCGAGTCCCCCTCTTTCAGAACAGTTTCTCGCATAATTCACACCCTCGTTAATACTTTTAGTGTTTTTGTTTGGACATGAATATTTAGGGGAGTAAACCCAATATCTTCACCGTCAGCATGGACATATAAAGAGGATTCAGAATGAATGGTAACCATTCGCCCCTTGAATGTTTTTACCTCTTTAAAATGTATATGCTTACCCCAGAATACGCTAATAAAAACCAATAATAGCTTTAATTTTGATAATTGATGAACTACTGTAATATCTAAGAGACCATCATCTGGGACGGCATCAGGAGCAATCATCATGCCTCCCCCGTAATAGGGTTGATTGGAAACAGTTACAAACCATGTTTGTTCAAGTATATGCCTATTGCCGTCAATTGATAAATCAATTGTTGTACATTTATAAGAAAAGAGTTTTTTTAGTAAAAAATACACATAAACCAACCGGCCTAAAGATAGTTTATTGAGCCAGGCTTTTGTTTTTGAATGGTTCACTTCATAAGAAATAAAAGCGTCAAACCCTGCCCCCATATTATTAATAAAATAATGCTCAGAATGATCCTTCATGGTAACCTTTCCAATATCTATGGAAGGTACCTCCTCATTCATTAATCTAAGAATCACTTTTAATGCTTCTTCTGGATTTGACGGAATTTGAAACCCTCTTGCAAAATCATTTCCCGAACCTCCAGGCACGAATCCCA
This Neobacillus sp. YX16 DNA region includes the following protein-coding sequences:
- a CDS encoding PepSY domain-containing protein, with product MNWKSFILGAAVGVISGYAVKEIISQKAYVSPEKVLENVKKQFNQNGPISGSWIHMVTEPFEKHQIKYQVYKGGISKSQNGVNEQFEFIADASTGTLLDVKASTDLAL
- a CDS encoding MBL fold metallo-hydrolase; this encodes METLKIGRVVLTWLSGGVTNLDGGAMFGVVPKALWSKRYQPNENNLIELPTDPILIQMDGKNILLEAGLGKGKLSEKQLRNFGVTAESDVDGSLNKLGLDPKDIDYVLMTHMHNDHVGGLTRLEDGLYKSTFPNATIITSSIEWDEMRNPNIRSKSTYWKENWEAIQSQVMTFDEKWSLGAISMYHTGGHSNGHSILLIEDEGEMAIHMADIMPTHAHKNPLWVMAYDDYPMDSIAAKEKWSAYVLDKDVWFTFYHDAYYRAVKWGTDGQIQDSIKRGK
- the trmB gene encoding tRNA (guanosine(46)-N7)-methyltransferase TrmB, giving the protein MRLRNKPWAKERIEAHPQYIVANPENFKGKWNEVFNNEQPLHIEVGTGKGRFITEMAKAHPDINYMGIEIYDSVIVAALDRLIEEDLPNLRLLNVNASDLNKYFEKNDVNRVYLNFSDPWPKTRHEKRRLTYKDYLKLYENILVDKGEIHFKTDNQGLFEYSLKSFSEYGLLLTFLSLDLHKSEFEGNIMTEYEEKFSEMGNRIYRCEVKYQN
- a CDS encoding YtzH-like family protein, which gives rise to MPLSHQDQVSLLKDILNNHQTDCCGSVSECEQLERLVKSLMVNTQIDQNVKSILQEVYNYSQHGAGSADLDEHILSNQDNLSQWVSNIDTYS
- a CDS encoding phosphotransferase family protein — encoded protein: MEHILGQEWEIVPAGGATGEAFYASYNDQRLFLKRNSSPFLAVLSAEGIVPKLVWTKRLENGDVITAQQWLPGRELKPRDMNHENVARMLRKIHRSEPMVGMLSRLEKQPLQPEAIFQSVVVDLDEEVLSLPVVIDTLSFLLQQVENVFCEEKVVCHGDVNHNNWLLTEDNQLYLIDWDGAMIADPAIDLGMLLYCYIPEDNWTSWLAMYGKPLTENLKLRMKWYVALQTLYSIQFYKNKDRLEEMDKWINFLNDLL
- the pulA gene encoding type I pullulanase — translated: MNSNNRDFQAYLDEMDIITILLPLTYHHGLSSTFSILDESQKVTTLQIIKKQQIENNNKYICRLEEEISFGHPYWIIDEHGGKTELQIGAVIRTDSFDEKFFYDGNDLGVSIDENQTQFKLWAPTAAQVKLKLRQPNSTFSEIIKMRREAKGVWSVAVHSDLELYQYTFLVLVNQEWRESVDPYAVAVTANGELGVVVKLEKTRRKKTFLPPIENPVDAIIYETHIRDFTIHPDSGVKHKGLYLGAGELNTKGKDGEPTGLSYVKDLGITHIEFLPFNDFAGVDETEPNKEYNWGYNPLHFNVPEGSYSSNPSDPYARIIELKQLIDAIHNQGIRVIMDVVYNHVYIRETSSFEKVVPGYYFRHNELGFPSNGTGVGNDIASERKMVRKFILDSIRFWMEEYHIDAFRFDLMGILDIDTMKEVRKTCDSIQEETLIIGEGWNLNTPLPMDKKAIIRNQSKLPDIAQFNDKFRDKIKGNTFYLYDKGYVLGNEHYYEEAKEVIIGSVGIDKEGSGLLSNPSQSVNYVECHDNHTMWDKLLSCLPDMDELLHIKYHRLATGLIILSQGIPFLHSGQEFFRTKRGDGNSYKSPDHINQLDWNRKQLYSDNVKYIKGLIQLRKQFPCFRLKTGEDVRDCIQVLPLPIPLIGYSIQNQNHDFTEVLLLINPLRSKQSIQIPDGNWSVLVDDKKVEIPSKRVVLGKEMVLEPVCLTILAKK
- a CDS encoding diacylglycerol kinase family protein; this encodes MKQIYFIINPKARNGYSLKVWGKVETKLMDDKIPYLAFFTEHLGHAIQLAAQIAEGNNEQKVIIAVGGDGTISEVMNGIAKYNNITLGFVPGGSGNDFARGFQIPSNPEEALKVILRLMNEEVPSIDIGKVTMKDHSEHYFINNMGAGFDAFISYEVNHSKTKAWLNKLSLGRLVYVYFLLKKLFSYKCTTIDLSIDGNRHILEQTWFVTVSNQPYYGGGMMIAPDAVPDDGLLDITVVHQLSKLKLLLVFISVFWGKHIHFKEVKTFKGRMVTIHSESSLYVHADGEDIGFTPLNIHVQTKTLKVLTRV